In Fructilactobacillus cliffordii, a single genomic region encodes these proteins:
- a CDS encoding rod shape-determining protein: MFGLGTKNIGIDLGTANTLVYVEGKGIVLREPSVVARNAKTGEIVAVGNEAEEMLGRAPASIEVIRPMRDGVIADYDTTVAMLKYYIGKALGNRNGRPYVMVCVPSGITTVEKRAVIDATRVAGARDAYVMEEPFVAAIGAGLPVMDPTGSMVVDIGGGTTDVATLSLGGIVSSRSIRMAGDKLDEAIVSYVRKNYNLLIGLPTAEQAKIKIGSASIERARQMESETVRGRDLLTGLPKSTEITAEDVAIAIHEGILEIINAIKETLESTSPEISADVVDHGIVLTGGGALIQNLDEVIADATKVPVSVAQNPLDCVAIGTGESLKSMEVMKKK; the protein is encoded by the coding sequence TTGTTTGGACTAGGAACTAAAAACATTGGAATTGATTTAGGGACTGCCAACACACTTGTTTACGTTGAAGGCAAAGGGATCGTCTTAAGAGAACCCTCTGTCGTGGCACGCAATGCCAAAACAGGTGAAATTGTGGCAGTTGGAAACGAAGCAGAAGAAATGCTAGGCCGTGCACCCGCTAGCATTGAGGTAATTCGTCCCATGCGTGACGGAGTAATCGCTGATTACGATACGACGGTCGCCATGTTGAAGTACTACATTGGCAAGGCCTTGGGCAACCGAAACGGTCGTCCGTACGTGATGGTTTGTGTTCCCAGTGGTATTACGACGGTGGAAAAACGAGCTGTGATTGATGCAACCCGGGTCGCCGGTGCTCGAGACGCCTACGTAATGGAAGAACCATTCGTAGCAGCGATTGGTGCCGGATTACCCGTAATGGATCCAACTGGAAGCATGGTCGTTGACATCGGTGGAGGAACTACAGATGTTGCTACGCTTTCCTTAGGGGGAATTGTTTCGTCTCGTTCCATTCGGATGGCAGGAGATAAACTAGACGAAGCCATCGTTTCTTACGTGCGGAAAAATTATAACCTCTTAATTGGATTGCCGACCGCAGAACAAGCTAAAATTAAGATTGGCTCTGCTTCAATCGAAAGAGCACGCCAAATGGAAAGTGAAACCGTCCGGGGCCGTGATTTATTGACGGGATTGCCTAAGTCAACGGAAATTACAGCAGAAGACGTCGCAATTGCCATTCACGAAGGAATCTTGGAAATCATTAACGCCATTAAGGAAACCTTGGAATCGACTTCACCTGAAATTTCTGCGGACGTTGTGGACCACGGGATTGTTTTAACCGGTGGTGGTGCCTTGATTCAGAATCTGGATGAAGTGATTGCGGATGCTACCAAGGTACCTGTAAGCGTCGCTCAAAATCCATTGGACTGTGTGGCAATTGGAACCGGTGAATCACTTAAGAGTATGGAAGTCATGAAGAAAAAATAA
- the mreC gene encoding rod shape-determining protein MreC: MQKLFSSRNLVILVICLVLSLGLITGTVAIRNKRATPPIIQRIGNDIAGFGNQTLGFPVGIVDGFFANTNDLLNTYHENRILKGKVDQIEATQTKNAALSSENQQLKRQLKMDKTLTDYTKVNASVIARTPSNWQQQLVINKGKLNGIQKNMPVIVNQGLIGRISEVNDTNSKVELITDSGDGANRFAVEVAGEKGPVDGLISGYNNANNELEMGSLTSKDKIKKGAKVMTNGLGGTTPKGLYVGKVTGISGAANGISEQINIKPAADTRSIDVVSVLGKK, encoded by the coding sequence ATGCAGAAGCTTTTTTCCAGTCGTAACTTGGTGATTTTGGTAATTTGCCTAGTTCTGAGCTTGGGCCTCATTACCGGGACGGTTGCCATTCGAAACAAGCGGGCCACTCCGCCCATCATTCAAAGAATTGGAAATGATATCGCGGGATTTGGAAACCAAACGTTAGGTTTTCCCGTTGGGATTGTAGATGGTTTTTTTGCAAATACGAATGATTTATTAAACACCTATCACGAAAACCGGATTTTAAAGGGAAAGGTCGATCAAATCGAGGCTACCCAAACCAAGAATGCAGCCTTAAGTTCCGAAAACCAACAGTTAAAACGGCAGTTAAAAATGGACAAGACGCTGACGGATTACACTAAGGTGAATGCCAGTGTAATTGCACGGACTCCTTCTAATTGGCAACAACAACTGGTGATTAACAAGGGGAAGCTCAACGGCATTCAAAAGAACATGCCGGTAATTGTGAACCAAGGGCTAATTGGCCGAATTAGTGAAGTTAACGATACGAACAGTAAGGTTGAATTGATTACTGATAGTGGAGACGGTGCAAACCGTTTTGCGGTTGAAGTTGCTGGTGAAAAGGGTCCCGTGGATGGATTGATTTCTGGTTACAATAACGCTAACAATGAACTTGAAATGGGGAGCTTAACCTCAAAAGACAAGATAAAAAAGGGTGCTAAGGTAATGACCAATGGCCTAGGAGGAACGACTCCGAAGGGATTGTACGTGGGAAAAGTGACTGGTATTTCTGGTGCTGCCAACGGAATTTCAGAACAAATTAACATCAAACCGGCCGCCGATACCCGTAGCATTGATGTTGTTTCAGTGTTAGGAAAGAAATAG